From the genome of Alosa alosa isolate M-15738 ecotype Scorff River chromosome 18, AALO_Geno_1.1, whole genome shotgun sequence, one region includes:
- the LOC125311986 gene encoding N-acylneuraminate-9-phosphatase, which yields MNENRLSNNMDKSRVKVILFDLDNTLIDTAGAGRVAIQKVCDFLKTALGHEDSISDICQRFAHKLLHESYDPSSGRTIDDVRVDHWQQAIRESEGVDRGIAVAAECYRIWKCTRLQLLTFAPAVRTMLEELRRTHRLLLLTNGESQTQREKVQAIGSAAELFSAVVVGGEHPEEKPAVSIFTYCFRQLGVQPQDCIMVGDNLGTDIQGGFNAGVRATVWVNASGQVPSEGSTRPDYSISTVLDLPGVLADLK from the exons ATGAATGAAAACCGTCTCTCAAACAACATGGATAAAAGTCGTGTCAAAGTTATTTTGTTTGATTTGGATAATACACTGATTGATACGGCAGGAGCAGGACGTGTTGCCATCCAAAAG GTCTGTGACTTCTTGAAAACAGCACTGGGTCACGAGGACAGCATCAGTGATATCTGCCAAAGATTTGCTCACAAACTCCTCCACGAATCGTACGATCCATCAAGTGGGAGAACTATTGATGATGTCCGTGTTGATCACTGGCAACAAGCTATTCGAGAGTCGGAAGGAGTCGATCGAGGTATAGCAGTCGCTGCAGAGTGCTACCGCATATGGAAATGTACGCGTCTTCAGCTGCTGACCTTCGCCCCTGCCGTGCGCACCATGTTGGAAGAACTCAGGAGAACACACCGGTTGCTTCTGCTAACCAACGGAGAGTCGCAGACTCAACGCGAGAAGGTTCAAGCTATTGGGTCGGCGGCAGAGCTCTTCAGTGCAGTGGTTGTGGGAGGGGAACATCCCGAGGAGAAGCCAGCAGTCTCTATCTTCACATACTGCTTTCGCCAATTGGGTGTCCAGCCCCAGGACTGTATCATGGTGGGAGACAATCTGGGTACGGACATCCAGGGGGGGTTCAATGCAGGGGTTCGAGCCACAGTATGGGTCAATGCTAGTGGGCAGGTGCCCTCAGAGGGTTCTACAAGGCCAGACTATTCCATTTCAACGGTGTTGGACTTACCCGGTGTCCTTGCCGACCTCAAATGA